Genomic DNA from Halomonas sp. BDJS001:
TGGCCTCAATCACCGTCCCGATCACGGGCATGTCGACCGAGGCGATCAGGTATCTCGCTGAGTCGTACACATACATGGTAGTGCCTAGCATCACCTGCTTACGGCCTTGAGCGATTAAACATAGTGTCGGTTCGTATACTACTGGCATGGGAAGGGTGGGAGTGCCAGAGCGAATAAGGTTAACGCCTGGAATTGATGTTTGGTAGGTTCCGTCATCTTGAATATGACGAGCAATATTATCGACAAGCTTTGTAAGCGAATCCATGTCTCCCTCCGTCATAAAATTGGACTTTACTTCTTTGCAATTACTGACTCGGATAAACATGCAAAGGCTAAGTAGACTGCTCCTCACCAAAGGCGCTTTTAACTTTGGCATCCCAACCCATCATGGTGACCTGAGCCACTGATTCCAGCTCGGCTTGGGTTGCCCCGTCACGGGCTAAAATCGACATTCCGCTCTGAATCGTCTGTACGAAGCGGGCGAGTGAATGAATGTTGGTTCCAGTGGGAAGCTCCCCCTCATCAACGGCCAGCTCAAAGCGCTCTATAAGGCGCTCAAGCCCAATGGCTCGCGTCGAGCGCAGCAGTTCGCCCAGTTCTGGATGCCCTTCGCTGCCAACGGATGAGAGCGCCATCATGCAGCCTCGGGGAGTATCGTTTAAACAACCCGTCAGGGCTGTCGCGGATTCAGTTAATAACGACTCGACCGCTTCCCGGGCCGTTGCTGCAGAATAAAATTTGTTCCAAAAGTGCCCTTCATACGTCTCGCCGTAGTAGCGGACTGCTTCGGCGTAAAGGGATTCTTTTGAACCAAATGCCGCATACAGGCTGGGTGAGCCAATCCCCATGGCCTTCGTAAGATCTGCCATGGAGGTGGCTTCAAAGCCCTTTAACCAAAACAGGCGAGTCGCTTGATCCAGCGCGGCCATTCGGTCGAATGCACGAGGCCTCC
This window encodes:
- a CDS encoding TetR/AcrR family transcriptional regulator; the protein is MAALDQATRLFWLKGFEATSMADLTKAMGIGSPSLYAAFGSKESLYAEAVRYYGETYEGHFWNKFYSAATAREAVESLLTESATALTGCLNDTPRGCMMALSSVGSEGHPELGELLRSTRAIGLERLIERFELAVDEGELPTGTNIHSLARFVQTIQSGMSILARDGATQAELESVAQVTMMGWDAKVKSAFGEEQST